A stretch of Microcoleus sp. FACHB-68 DNA encodes these proteins:
- a CDS encoding shikimate kinase — protein MSDLLKGVNLYLVGMMGAGKTTVGRILAKQLGYRFVDTDELVEQVAGQSIAEMFETEGEEAFRQTETKVLGEVAAYKKLVISTGGGIVLRQQNWSYLHYGIVVWLDVPVEQLYERLRQDTTRPLLRDPDPLAKLHSLYESRQRLYAQADVHIITGAGETPQQLAPRVLEEIRKVLKSEVASAAESN, from the coding sequence GTGAGCGACTTATTAAAAGGGGTGAATTTATATTTGGTTGGCATGATGGGTGCCGGCAAAACAACGGTGGGGCGTATATTGGCCAAGCAGCTCGGCTATCGGTTTGTGGATACGGATGAGTTAGTTGAGCAGGTTGCCGGCCAGTCAATTGCAGAGATGTTTGAGACGGAGGGGGAAGAAGCGTTTCGACAGACGGAAACCAAAGTTTTGGGGGAAGTGGCGGCTTATAAAAAGTTAGTGATCTCCACCGGCGGCGGGATTGTGCTGCGGCAGCAAAACTGGAGTTACCTGCATTACGGCATTGTGGTGTGGCTAGACGTGCCGGTGGAACAACTTTATGAGCGTTTGCGCCAGGATACCACCCGGCCTTTGTTAAGAGATCCTGACCCTTTGGCAAAGCTGCACAGCCTTTACGAGAGCCGGCAACGCCTGTACGCGCAAGCGGATGTACACATCATCACGGGTGCCGGTGAGACGCCACAACAACTTGCACCGCGAGTGCTTGAGGAAATTCGCAAAGTTCTTAAATCAGAGGTTGCGAGTGCGGCTGAGTCAAATTAA
- a CDS encoding HEAT repeat domain-containing protein, which produces MDIYQIKADLKSSDSQARMRALTALRGYDSEVAVPLLKTKLRDPEFLVRSFVAMGLGRKQTPEAFDALVDLVKHDNDYNVRAEAANSLSLYGEAAVPYLLQVFRANAHWLIRRSILAAFIEMPYPDILLEVCIEALADSDLTVQEGAVDGFGSLAGKTEQAAGLQQLLMLVSSDEWRIRVRVARVLRRFDDADARDALSRLRVDQDHRVVAAVLEGLL; this is translated from the coding sequence ATGGATATTTATCAAATTAAAGCCGACCTCAAGAGTTCTGATTCTCAAGCCCGGATGAGAGCACTGACCGCATTGAGAGGCTATGATTCGGAGGTTGCGGTTCCCCTGCTGAAAACCAAATTGCGAGATCCAGAATTTTTGGTGCGTTCGTTTGTGGCGATGGGATTAGGGCGCAAACAAACACCAGAAGCTTTTGACGCTTTAGTTGATCTGGTGAAACACGATAACGATTACAATGTGCGGGCTGAAGCTGCAAACTCGCTGTCTCTGTATGGGGAAGCCGCTGTTCCGTATCTGCTGCAAGTCTTTCGGGCAAACGCGCATTGGCTGATCCGTCGCAGTATTTTGGCTGCTTTTATCGAAATGCCCTACCCCGATATTTTGTTAGAAGTGTGTATTGAGGCGCTGGCAGATTCAGATTTGACGGTACAGGAAGGGGCGGTGGATGGATTTGGATCGCTTGCCGGCAAGACGGAACAAGCGGCAGGATTGCAACAACTGCTAATGTTAGTTAGCTCAGATGAGTGGCGCATTCGCGTGCGAGTGGCTAGGGTTCTGAGAAGATTTGACGATGCAGATGCAAGGGATGCCCTGAGCCGGTTGAGAGTGGATCAGGATCATCGGGTGGTGGCAGCAGTGCTAGAAGGTTTGCTTTAG